One Synechococcus sp. PROS-9-1 DNA window includes the following coding sequences:
- a CDS encoding trypsin-like peptidase domain-containing protein, protein MKVLQIIRCCCLTAFLVVSCCFSLPVQAADLSFTANGHSFVANAVREVAPSVVRIDTERLIERQPFDPNLIDPLLRDLLGEPGYGIGPERQRGQGSGVVIDGRGLVLTNAHVVDQVSTVNVTLSDGEQRDGEVIGQDPVTDLALVKLSGRALPSPATLGDSEALEVGDWAIALGTPYGLERTVTLGIVSSLHRNISSLGFSDKRLDLIQTDAAINPGNSGGPLVNASGEVIGINTLVRSGPGAGLGFAIPINLASRVADQLQNDGEVVHPYLGVQLVPLTARIARDHNRDPNALVELPERSGALVQSVLPDSPAQRAGLRRGDLIVQAGDDTIRDPQDLLKQVDQAEIDQPLLLQVLRNGGDLQLSVKPAPLPGMS, encoded by the coding sequence ATGAAGGTTTTGCAAATCATTCGCTGTTGTTGCCTGACAGCCTTTTTGGTCGTGTCTTGCTGCTTCAGCCTCCCCGTTCAGGCCGCTGATCTCTCATTTACAGCCAACGGGCACAGCTTTGTTGCCAATGCCGTCCGGGAGGTGGCGCCGTCGGTTGTACGGATTGACACCGAACGCTTGATTGAACGGCAGCCTTTTGATCCGAATTTGATTGATCCTCTACTGCGTGACCTCCTGGGAGAACCCGGCTATGGGATCGGCCCTGAGCGACAGAGGGGTCAGGGGTCAGGGGTTGTGATCGATGGGCGTGGTCTGGTGTTGACCAATGCCCACGTTGTTGATCAAGTCAGCACTGTCAATGTGACGTTGTCTGATGGGGAGCAGAGAGACGGGGAAGTGATTGGTCAAGATCCAGTCACCGATCTCGCGCTGGTCAAACTGTCTGGACGAGCCCTCCCCTCCCCAGCAACATTGGGGGACTCCGAGGCCTTGGAGGTTGGTGATTGGGCGATTGCGTTAGGTACTCCCTACGGCTTGGAGCGAACGGTCACGTTGGGAATTGTCAGCAGTCTTCATCGCAATATCAGCAGCCTCGGGTTTTCCGATAAGCGTCTTGATCTGATCCAGACTGATGCAGCCATTAATCCTGGTAATTCAGGCGGGCCGCTGGTGAATGCTTCCGGTGAAGTAATTGGGATCAACACGCTGGTTCGCTCTGGTCCAGGTGCCGGATTGGGTTTTGCGATTCCGATCAATTTGGCCTCCAGAGTTGCTGATCAACTTCAAAATGATGGCGAGGTTGTGCATCCCTACTTGGGAGTCCAACTTGTTCCTCTCACCGCTCGGATTGCGAGAGACCATAACCGTGATCCCAATGCACTCGTTGAATTGCCGGAACGCTCCGGTGCGTTGGTGCAATCGGTTCTTCCCGATAGCCCTGCTCAACGTGCTGGATTGAGGCGAGGTGATCTCATTGTTCAAGCTGGCGACGACACCATTCGAGATCCTCAGGATTTGTTGAAACAGGTGGACCAAGCTGAAATTGATCAGCCGTTGCTTTTGCAGGTACTTCGCAATGGGGGAGATCTGCAGCTTTCGGTGAAACCGGCTCCTTTGCCAGGAATGAGCTGA
- the rimP gene encoding ribosome maturation factor RimP encodes MPHPLLPDLEDLASATAVDHGFELADLQVLAHMQPMTVQIQIRRSNGDDVTLDDCAGFSAPMGEALENSAFLSEAYVLEISSPGIGEQLQSDRDFQTFRRYPVDVIHRDTEGIQQRHSGTLLERTEDLIRISIHGRIKQISRDSVISVELTSPTG; translated from the coding sequence TTGCCCCATCCACTGCTCCCTGATCTAGAGGATTTGGCGTCTGCCACAGCCGTAGACCACGGGTTTGAGCTGGCTGATTTGCAGGTCCTAGCCCACATGCAACCGATGACGGTGCAAATCCAAATTCGCCGCTCCAATGGAGACGATGTGACCTTGGATGATTGCGCCGGTTTCAGTGCACCGATGGGAGAAGCCCTGGAGAATTCTGCTTTTCTCAGCGAGGCTTATGTCCTCGAGATCAGCAGTCCAGGGATCGGAGAACAGCTTCAATCGGATCGCGATTTCCAGACTTTTCGTCGCTATCCGGTCGACGTGATTCACCGTGACACCGAAGGGATTCAACAAAGGCACTCCGGAACTCTTTTAGAGCGAACGGAAGATCTCATTAGGATCAGTATTCACGGGCGAATTAAACAGATCTCGAGGGACTCTGTCATTTCTGTTGAGCTCACAAGTCCCACAGGCTGA
- a CDS encoding YlxR family protein — MNISRPVLRRCVACRELLDRSMLLRVIRDHQEGVLLDQGMGRSAYLCPTEACFEEARRRKRLQKSLRCQVSEGLMTALKERLTEPRVAAAEAR, encoded by the coding sequence GTGAACATTTCGCGCCCCGTCCTCCGTCGCTGTGTCGCCTGCCGAGAGCTGCTCGATCGAAGCATGCTTTTGCGAGTGATTCGTGACCATCAGGAAGGGGTCCTCCTCGATCAGGGAATGGGCCGATCGGCCTACCTCTGTCCGACTGAGGCCTGTTTTGAAGAGGCTCGCCGCCGCAAAAGGCTTCAGAAATCCCTGCGATGCCAGGTTTCTGAAGGCTTAATGACGGCGCTGAAAGAGCGGCTCACCGAACCTCGGGTTGCAGCCGCTGAGGCAAGATGA
- the hisD gene encoding histidinol dehydrogenase, which translates to MTVLSNENPPAGLIRCISTAAQAEQELDRIATRTTGAAQREAEQRVQEILEQVRGEGDQALISLTEQFDGFRPEPLRIDPGLLEQAWKDTPANLRDALDLAHRRIQDFHQRQRPSDLSVCGVHGEQLGRRWRPVHAAGLYIPGGRAAYPSTVLMNAVPAKAAGVKRIAMVTPAGANGLINTTVLAAAHIAGIREVYRVGGAQAIAALAYGTETIQKVDVISGPGNLFVTLAKKSVYGQVGIDSLAGPSEVLVIADQTAKPEQVAADLLAQAEHDPLAAAILLTTEEELSQSVPVEIERQLASHPRESICRQSLKQWGLIVTCDSLEHCASLSDRFAPEHLELLVERPRMMADRINHAGAIFIGPWSPEAVGDYLAGPNHTLPTCGAARFSGALSVETFMSHTSLIEFNKEALDATGVAVETLAMSEGLHSHANSVRIRLQ; encoded by the coding sequence ATGACAGTGCTGAGCAATGAGAATCCGCCTGCCGGTCTCATCCGCTGCATCAGCACCGCAGCGCAAGCCGAACAAGAACTCGATCGGATTGCGACCAGAACCACAGGAGCGGCCCAGCGCGAGGCGGAGCAACGGGTTCAAGAAATTTTGGAGCAGGTCAGGGGGGAAGGAGATCAAGCTCTCATCAGCCTCACAGAGCAATTTGATGGCTTTCGCCCTGAACCCCTTCGGATCGATCCAGGCCTACTGGAACAAGCCTGGAAGGACACGCCTGCCAATCTTCGTGATGCCTTAGATCTGGCGCACAGACGGATCCAAGATTTTCATCAGCGGCAACGTCCCTCTGACCTCAGCGTTTGCGGGGTTCACGGAGAGCAGCTCGGACGGCGTTGGCGCCCAGTCCATGCAGCCGGCCTCTACATCCCCGGGGGCAGAGCTGCATACCCCAGCACAGTCTTGATGAATGCTGTGCCTGCAAAAGCTGCGGGCGTAAAGCGAATTGCGATGGTCACCCCTGCTGGGGCCAACGGATTGATCAACACAACTGTTCTTGCAGCAGCTCACATTGCTGGGATCCGCGAGGTGTATCGAGTGGGCGGTGCACAAGCGATCGCAGCTCTTGCCTACGGCACAGAAACGATCCAGAAGGTTGATGTGATCAGTGGTCCAGGCAATCTTTTCGTGACCTTGGCCAAAAAATCGGTCTATGGCCAGGTGGGGATCGATTCTCTGGCAGGCCCAAGTGAAGTCCTTGTGATCGCCGATCAAACAGCCAAGCCAGAGCAGGTGGCGGCTGACCTCTTAGCTCAGGCAGAACATGACCCACTTGCAGCAGCCATCTTGCTCACCACGGAAGAGGAGCTCTCTCAATCCGTTCCCGTGGAGATTGAACGTCAGCTTGCGTCCCATCCACGTGAAAGCATTTGCCGGCAATCTTTAAAGCAATGGGGGCTGATTGTGACTTGCGACAGTCTTGAACATTGCGCAAGTCTCAGCGATCGCTTCGCTCCTGAGCATTTAGAACTCCTTGTGGAGCGGCCAAGGATGATGGCTGACCGCATCAACCATGCAGGGGCCATTTTTATTGGCCCATGGAGCCCGGAAGCCGTCGGAGACTATTTAGCCGGTCCCAATCACACACTCCCAACCTGTGGCGCCGCACGATTTAGTGGTGCACTCAGCGTTGAGACGTTCATGAGTCATACCTCACTCATCGAGTTCAACAAGGAAGCCCTTGATGCAACCGGAGTGGCTGTGGAGACGTTGGCCATGAGCGAAGGTCTCCACAGTCATGCCAATTCGGTGCGGATCCGTCTTCAGTGA
- the nusA gene encoding transcription termination factor NusA: MALVLLPGLSNLIEDISEEKKLAPQVVEAALREALLKGYERYRRTLYLGISEDPFEEEYFSNFDVALDLDEEGYRVLASKIIVDDVESEDHQIALAEVMQVAEDAQAGDTVVLDVTPEKEDFGRMAAATTKQVLAQKLRDQQRQMIQEEFADLEDPVLTARVIRFERQSIIMAVSSGLGRPEVEAELPRRDQLPNDNYRANATFKVFLKEVSEVPRRGPQLFVSRANAGLVVYLFENEVPEIQEGSVRIVAVAREANPPSRSVGPRTKVAVDSIEREVDPVGACIGARGSRIQQVVNELRGEKIDVIRWSQDPGQYIANSLSPARVEVVRLVDPEGQHAHVLVPPDQLSLAIGREGQNVRLAARLTGWKIDIKNSTEYDQTSEDAVVAELISQREEEEALQREAEERIAVEQAARAEEDARLRELYPLPEDEEGYTEDGEYYEDAEASAEQPLAEAVEESVETADTEQHAEEQAEQQDDALDSEVAPSTSDDEEGAR; the protein is encoded by the coding sequence ATGGCTCTCGTCCTTCTCCCCGGCCTCAGCAACCTGATCGAAGACATCAGCGAGGAAAAGAAACTCGCCCCTCAGGTCGTTGAGGCTGCCCTACGGGAAGCACTCTTAAAAGGCTATGAGCGCTATCGGCGCACGCTTTATTTAGGGATCAGTGAAGATCCTTTTGAAGAGGAATACTTCAGCAATTTCGATGTCGCCCTCGATCTAGACGAAGAGGGTTATCGGGTGCTCGCTAGCAAAATCATTGTTGATGACGTTGAAAGTGAAGACCACCAGATTGCCTTGGCCGAGGTGATGCAGGTGGCTGAAGACGCCCAGGCCGGCGACACCGTCGTCCTGGACGTCACTCCCGAGAAAGAGGATTTCGGGCGCATGGCAGCTGCCACGACCAAACAAGTCTTGGCTCAAAAGCTGCGCGATCAGCAGCGACAGATGATCCAAGAGGAATTCGCTGATCTTGAGGATCCAGTCCTGACAGCACGCGTGATTCGATTCGAGCGTCAGTCGATCATCATGGCCGTGAGTTCAGGTCTCGGCCGTCCCGAGGTTGAAGCTGAATTGCCCAGACGTGATCAGCTCCCTAACGACAACTACCGCGCCAACGCCACCTTCAAGGTCTTCCTTAAAGAGGTCAGCGAGGTGCCTCGTCGAGGTCCTCAACTCTTTGTGAGTCGAGCCAATGCAGGGCTGGTGGTGTATCTGTTTGAAAACGAAGTTCCTGAAATTCAGGAGGGCTCCGTACGTATCGTTGCCGTCGCCCGTGAAGCCAATCCTCCATCCAGATCGGTAGGACCTCGTACAAAGGTGGCCGTCGACAGCATCGAGAGAGAAGTCGATCCTGTTGGAGCCTGCATCGGAGCCCGGGGCTCACGCATTCAACAAGTCGTGAATGAACTCCGTGGCGAAAAAATTGATGTCATCCGCTGGTCCCAAGATCCCGGCCAGTACATCGCCAACTCACTGAGTCCAGCTCGAGTTGAGGTGGTGCGTCTTGTTGATCCCGAGGGGCAACATGCCCATGTTTTGGTGCCACCTGATCAACTCAGTCTTGCGATCGGGCGAGAAGGCCAAAACGTTCGTCTTGCTGCTCGATTAACGGGTTGGAAAATTGATATCAAGAATTCAACGGAATATGACCAAACCTCAGAAGATGCTGTTGTTGCTGAGCTCATCTCCCAGAGGGAAGAGGAAGAAGCCCTTCAACGTGAAGCGGAAGAGCGCATAGCCGTTGAGCAGGCAGCCAGAGCCGAAGAAGATGCTCGACTTCGTGAGCTCTATCCCCTTCCCGAAGACGAGGAGGGATACACGGAAGACGGAGAGTATTACGAGGACGCTGAAGCTTCAGCAGAACAGCCATTGGCAGAAGCCGTCGAGGAGTCAGTCGAAACAGCTGACACTGAACAACATGCTGAAGAGCAGGCTGAACAACAGGACGATGCGCTCGATTCTGAGGTTGCCCCAAGCACAAGCGATGACGAGGAAGGAGCCCGGTGA
- the rpiA gene encoding ribose-5-phosphate isomerase RpiA encodes MSDLQTQMKQAVAEAAVAQIRDGMVVGLGSGSTAALMIQGLGARLAAGQLHDIVGVTTSFQGEVLAAELGIPLRALNAIDRIDLAIDGADEVDPSFQLIKGGGACHVQEKLVADRAERFIVVVDSTKLVQCLNLDFLLPVEVLPGAWVQVQSRLKSMGGVAELRMATRKAGPVVTDQGNLVLDVRFEAGISDPIALERDINNLPGVLENGLFVNLADEVLVGEINDGVAGVRSLERVG; translated from the coding sequence ATGTCGGATCTCCAAACTCAAATGAAGCAAGCCGTCGCGGAGGCGGCTGTTGCGCAGATTCGTGACGGCATGGTGGTGGGCCTCGGTTCGGGGTCCACTGCCGCTCTGATGATTCAAGGCCTCGGGGCGCGACTGGCAGCAGGTCAGCTTCATGACATCGTCGGCGTGACCACGTCATTTCAAGGAGAGGTGCTTGCCGCTGAGTTGGGGATTCCTTTGCGTGCTTTGAACGCCATTGATCGCATTGATTTAGCGATCGATGGTGCTGATGAAGTGGATCCATCCTTTCAGTTGATCAAAGGTGGTGGCGCCTGTCATGTACAAGAAAAGCTTGTTGCTGACCGAGCAGAACGTTTCATCGTGGTGGTTGATTCCACGAAGCTTGTTCAGTGTTTAAATCTCGACTTCTTATTACCGGTTGAAGTGCTTCCAGGCGCTTGGGTGCAAGTTCAATCTCGTCTGAAATCAATGGGCGGAGTGGCAGAACTGCGAATGGCAACGCGTAAAGCAGGCCCTGTGGTGACCGACCAGGGCAATCTTGTTCTGGATGTGCGATTTGAGGCTGGAATTTCTGATCCGATTGCCCTGGAGCGTGACATCAACAATCTTCCAGGTGTTTTGGAGAACGGCCTCTTCGTCAACCTTGCTGACGAAGTCCTCGTTGGTGAAATCAACGATGGCGTTGCTGGAGTTCGCAGCCTGGAGCGAGTGGGTTAA